Proteins co-encoded in one Acidobacteriota bacterium genomic window:
- a CDS encoding TraR/DksA family transcriptional regulator has product MSKLNLEEIKEKLIAERELLIEKLKGNDLSVDDAETPDPVDLAVRNYSKNVMLAVSENESKQVVLIDEALLRIEDDEYGLCQNCEKEINPKRLAALPSARFCLDCQELQEKGLLDEE; this is encoded by the coding sequence ATGAGTAAATTGAACTTAGAAGAGATCAAGGAAAAACTGATCGCCGAACGCGAGCTTTTGATCGAAAAGCTGAAAGGCAACGACCTCTCCGTCGACGATGCAGAAACGCCTGATCCAGTCGATCTCGCGGTAAGAAACTATTCCAAGAACGTAATGCTTGCCGTCTCGGAAAACGAGAGTAAACAGGTCGTTCTGATAGATGAAGCCCTCTTGCGGATCGAAGATGACGAGTATGGACTCTGTCAGAATTGCGAAAAAGAGATCAATCCGAAGCGTCTCGCCGCACTTCCGTCAGCACGATTCTGCCTCGACTGTCAGGAACTTCAGGAAAAAGGACTGCTTGACGAAGAATAA
- the rsfS gene encoding ribosome silencing factor: MEETQERSLQREAVKIEIAEKPTPFAELDPEVQLAIRCAADKKAFDIVALDLRGITSFTEFFVIASGTNQRQVQAIADDINEKLKAELGSRPVRIEGYNSADWVLLDYGDFVVHVFNGESREFYDLARLWLDARKVEIPEDI, from the coding sequence ATGGAAGAAACACAAGAACGATCGCTTCAGCGTGAAGCGGTCAAGATCGAAATTGCAGAGAAACCCACACCGTTCGCCGAACTCGACCCTGAAGTCCAACTCGCCATCCGCTGTGCGGCCGACAAAAAGGCATTCGACATCGTTGCACTCGACCTGCGAGGCATCACGAGTTTTACTGAGTTTTTCGTCATCGCGAGCGGTACCAATCAGCGTCAGGTTCAGGCGATCGCCGATGACATCAACGAAAAGCTCAAAGCCGAACTAGGCTCGCGGCCCGTTCGCATCGAAGGTTACAATTCCGCCGATTGGGTCCTGCTCGACTACGGCGACTTTGTCGTGCACGTCTTCAACGGCGAATCGCGAGAGTTCTACGACCTCGCCCGACTTTGGCTGGATGCTCGTAAGGTTGAAATACCTGAAGATATTTAA
- a CDS encoding 23S rRNA (pseudouridine(1915)-N(3))-methyltransferase RlmH produces the protein MKFRFVWIGKTKDKNYRSLQDEYLLRLSHFVKCEVVEIRDSAPHETKEIEGKRILEKLNQSSFVCLLDVLGRKISSHELAKEVEKWQNTGTKEISFVIGGADGASSEVAARADTMLSLSFLTFTHEMARVLVLEQLYRAYTIIKGFPYQK, from the coding sequence ATGAAATTTCGCTTCGTTTGGATCGGCAAAACCAAGGATAAAAATTATCGGTCGCTACAGGACGAGTATCTGCTGCGACTTTCGCATTTCGTAAAATGCGAAGTGGTTGAGATCCGCGATTCGGCCCCTCACGAAACAAAAGAAATAGAAGGCAAACGCATTCTCGAAAAATTGAATCAAAGCTCCTTTGTCTGTCTTCTCGATGTTTTGGGCCGTAAGATCTCTTCGCACGAACTGGCAAAGGAAGTTGAAAAATGGCAGAACACGGGAACGAAAGAGATCTCGTTCGTCATCGGCGGGGCCGACGGAGCATCCTCCGAAGTTGCGGCTAGAGCCGACACCATGCTATCGTTATCGTTTCTCACTTTTACGCATGAGATGGCTCGTGTGCTAGTGTTGGAACAATTATATCGAGCCTATACCATAATAAAGGGGTTTCCGTACCAAAAATGA
- a CDS encoding ComF family protein, whose protein sequence is MFRSVQNSLLSLIYPQQCRVCSNSVDDLNDGVSCKECWDNTRIFSGREMLCNKCGALLGEKAADVAVRCLKCDDYHFERALAAGVYENALAASIIEAKTSPHLDHRIRSLIRGVTEREPGIFAAHLIIPVPLSKQRKIERGFNQAELIAIEIGRIIRKPVDTESLSRQINTRIHRAGMDQKARELTVKNAFTVLRPKLVADKNILLVDDVLTSGATTSSCARALKKHGSGTVNVFTLARAVLH, encoded by the coding sequence ATGTTCAGGTCCGTACAGAATTCCCTCCTTTCGCTGATCTATCCCCAGCAATGCAGAGTATGCTCGAACAGCGTCGACGATCTAAACGACGGTGTTTCGTGCAAAGAATGTTGGGATAATACCCGAATCTTCTCAGGCCGGGAGATGCTTTGCAACAAATGCGGAGCTTTGTTGGGCGAGAAAGCTGCTGACGTGGCGGTTCGATGCCTAAAGTGCGACGACTATCATTTTGAGCGAGCTCTTGCAGCCGGAGTTTACGAAAACGCCCTCGCTGCCAGCATAATTGAGGCAAAAACTTCACCTCATCTAGATCACAGAATACGTTCACTTATTCGAGGTGTAACGGAAAGAGAGCCCGGAATTTTTGCGGCACATCTTATCATCCCTGTACCACTCTCAAAACAACGCAAGATAGAGCGTGGCTTTAACCAGGCAGAATTGATAGCCATCGAAATTGGCCGCATCATTAGAAAACCTGTCGACACCGAAAGTCTTTCACGACAGATCAACACTCGTATCCATCGGGCAGGAATGGATCAAAAGGCTCGTGAATTGACCGTAAAGAACGCTTTTACAGTTCTAAGGCCCAAATTGGTCGCCGACAAGAATATTCTGCTTGTGGATGATGTCCTGACGTCCGGAGCAACCACATCTTCCTGTGCGAGAGCCCTAAAGAAACACGGCTCAGGAACCGTGAATGTCTTCACACTTGCCCGAGCCGTCCTGCATTGA